A genomic window from Oscillospiraceae bacterium includes:
- a CDS encoding NUDIX hydrolase, producing the protein MDLRETPLGGEILYRGKIVDVRVDRVALPDGKEATREVVVHPGGVAVVAVTRDRRVVAVRQYRYPMGEVLLEIPAGKLEPGEDPADGGRRELLEETGYTPGRYEPLGVLYPTPGYCQEKLHLFLATDLTQAGANPDEDEWLEVVHVPLDEMMARILDGRVRDAKTIAGVLMARGRLSDAASGAAPDTK; encoded by the coding sequence TTGGATCTCCGAGAGACGCCCCTCGGGGGCGAGATCCTGTATCGGGGCAAGATTGTCGATGTGCGGGTGGACCGGGTGGCGCTGCCGGACGGCAAGGAGGCCACCCGCGAAGTGGTGGTGCACCCCGGCGGCGTCGCCGTTGTGGCGGTGACGCGGGACCGCCGGGTGGTGGCGGTGCGCCAGTACCGTTATCCGATGGGGGAGGTTTTGCTGGAAATCCCCGCCGGCAAGCTGGAGCCGGGCGAGGACCCGGCCGACGGCGGCCGGCGCGAGTTGCTGGAGGAGACAGGCTACACCCCCGGACGCTACGAGCCGCTCGGCGTTCTCTACCCGACACCGGGGTACTGCCAGGAAAAATTGCATCTTTTTTTGGCTACGGACCTCACCCAGGCGGGGGCCAACCCGGACGAGGACGAGTGGCTGGAGGTTGTCCATGTGCCGCTCGACGAGATGATGGCCCGCATTTTAGACGGGCGGGTCCGTGACGCCAAGACCATTGCCGGCGTTTTGATGGCCCGCGGCCGGCTGTCGGACGCGGCGTCCGGCGCGGCGCCGGACACGAAATGA
- a CDS encoding response regulator transcription factor, with protein sequence MGAAQRCILIVEDEPAIVDILSFNLARAGYAPLTAPDGAAGLAMAVEKNPDLVLLDVMLPRLDGFEVCRRLRAGGFNAPILMLTAREEETDKVLGLELGADDYITKPFSMRELLARVRANIRRTAIADAPAPPGESVLTAGNIALHPGRMEVTKQGRTLLLSQREYDLLHFFMRHPDNVFTREELMEKVWNYEYYGDLRTVDVAVRRLREKIEDNPSDPVLLLTRRGAGYLFAGAPR encoded by the coding sequence ATGGGTGCCGCGCAGCGGTGCATTTTGATCGTGGAGGACGAGCCCGCGATTGTTGACATTTTGTCTTTCAACTTGGCGCGGGCGGGGTATGCGCCCCTCACGGCGCCGGACGGAGCGGCGGGCCTCGCCATGGCCGTGGAGAAGAATCCAGACCTTGTGCTACTGGATGTCATGCTGCCCCGGCTGGACGGCTTCGAGGTATGCCGCCGGTTGCGCGCCGGCGGGTTCAACGCTCCTATTTTGATGTTGACTGCCCGCGAGGAGGAGACAGACAAGGTGCTGGGGCTGGAACTCGGTGCCGACGATTACATCACCAAGCCGTTTTCGATGCGGGAACTGCTGGCGCGCGTGCGGGCCAACATCCGCCGTACGGCCATCGCGGACGCCCCCGCCCCCCCGGGCGAATCCGTCCTTACGGCGGGGAACATCGCGCTCCACCCGGGGCGCATGGAAGTCACAAAGCAGGGGCGGACGCTGCTGCTTTCCCAGCGGGAGTACGACCTGCTGCATTTCTTTATGCGCCACCCGGACAATGTGTTTACGCGTGAGGAGCTCATGGAGAAAGTCTGGAACTACGAATATTACGGTGACTTGCGCACTGTGGATGTAGCTGTACGCCGGCTGCGGGAAAAGATCGAGGACAACCCCAGCGACCCCGTTCTTTTGCTGACCCGCCGCGGCGCCGGCTATCTGTTTGCCGGCGCGCCCCGATGA